TGCTTCTTTAACGCCGTTCAACAGTAGTCCCACGCAAAAATCAGCGCCGATGATTCTGGACACTCTCCCCGATCCTGCAATTGAGGGACAAGGATGTCCCCGTACAACCCGCGTGCAAATTGACCTTATTTTACTAGCAATTGAAGCTTTAGAACTGGGTGGTTCTGAAGCAATTTTGGGATTTGCTGAAGAATTGGAGCTCAAAGGTATTATTAAAGATCGGGTGAATTTATGGCGAATGCGTAGCACTAACCCGTTACGTAGAGCAAATATTCGCCGTCCTTTGACTATTATCGAGGCGAAAGCTTTGGTAATAATCGCTTGCTATTTGGCGCGACGGTTGACAGTTGTCATTCGCCAAATGCTCATGATTTATCAACAAATGAATGAAAAACAGATTCCCTTAGAACAAAATTTGCGGCTTTCTAATTATCTAGAGCGATTTAGAGCGCATTTTAAAAGCCGCATGAATCCCCGCCGTTCTGGTTTTTTGGCATTAACTTCTGATGATAAATTAGATGAACTGGCGATGAATTTGTTAAGTAAATTATTATTTTGTACAGGTACAGCGGGAATGCAACGCTTCTGGATTAGTCTTTTTGACGGTGAAGTAGAATGAATATTCAACGTAAGTATAGTTTACCTAATTGCACACTGCTTTTAGAAGGTTTAAGTGATGCTACAAGAGCGACACACTTCCAAGAAATGCGCCCAGAACTGTCAATTCTGGTAAATGCAGAATGCTATTTATCCGGCTACAAACAGCCATTAGTGGGAGGACGAGAATTTTTTGAAAGTTTGGTGAGAGCCGTTAGTGGTTATGCTCAAGAATTTTTGAGCAATGTACCGAACCCACTCGCACACAACACAGAATCAGAGTTAGTGCAGTTTCAGAAAATTCACAGCAATCGACATAGATTGATTGTGCATTCAGATGTGCAAAAAAATGCCGAAGCTAAATCTAATAATGGAAAAGCACCAATTGAAATCGATTTGAATAGTGTGCAGTTGTTTGATTTAGTCGAAGCGGTGGATCAGTTTTTTGCTGATAGCCAAACTTTACCAGAGTTGTCACTAGAATTACAACCTGTTGGCAAAGGTTCTGGTCTTGCTAGTCAAGCGTTTATCAAGCAAGCAGTACCCGCTGGTGTGGGAGTATCGAGTTTGGCTGTATGTGCGATCGCCATTGGTTTGATTCCAGCGCCACAACTGCGTCAACCACAACAGCAGACTAACTCTACAACACCCAGCAACACACAGAAAGCAGCAGATGCTACAAATCGCACAGCATCTGCTATCCCCACAGCATCTGCTACCCCCATAGCAAATGCTATTCCCACACCAACTACCACCCCGACTGCAACAAGCGCAGTTACAACAGATTTAGAAGCTCTTTTAAAAACAGTTCCGGAAATTACTGATGCCTCTCAACTGCGGGCATTAAATCGCCAAGTCTACAATCAAATTAATCCTGATTGGGCTAATCGCTCAGGATTAAATGAGGATTTAGTCTATCGTCTCGGTGTGGCTGCGGATGGTGCGATCGTCGGTTATAAAGCGACGAATAAAGAAGCAAATCAGGCAATAGAAAAAACTCCTTTGCCGAAACTGCTTTATAATCCTGCCAAACGTGGGGGCATTAACAACGAACCGATCGCTCAATTTCGAGTAGTATTTACACAGCAAGGTGTGCTGCAAGTTAGTCCTTGGCGGGGATACGCCAACACACCACAAGTTATCGGCGCAAAAATCACAGATGCCAACGCCGTCAAAGATTTAAATAAGAAGCTTTATGATACAATTCGCCAAAATTGGAGCGGTACTCCCACTTTTTCGCAAAATTTGAAGTATCGAGTCGCCGTCAACAAAGATGGAACGATCGCCGATTATGAACCACTTAACCAAGTAGCTTTTGATTATTTCCGGGAAACACCGCTTCCCAAGATATTCAACGCACTTTACGGTTCAAATGTAGCCCCTCCCAACACCAAACAACCCCTCGCTCACTACCAAGTAGTATTTCAGCCCAACGGCAATCTAGAAGTCACTCCTTGGCAGGGATATCGATAATTGGGAACGCGGGAACGTGGGAACGTGGGAACGTGGTAATTGCAAGCTTGTTTTTTCCATTACCCATTACCTATTCCCCATTACCCATTACCTAACACCAAACAACCCCTCGCTCACTAGCAAGTAGTATTTCAGCCCAACGGCAATCTATAAATCACTCCTTGGCAGGGATATCGATAATTGGGAACGTGGGAACGTGGTAATTGCAAGCTTGTTTTTTCCATTACCCATTACCTATTCCCCATTACCCATTACCTATTTCCCATTCCCCTATTTTGTAATTCTCCCCATATAATTTCCCCAAAGTTGGGCTGCTTGAGCGCTGCTGCCAGATGTGGGAGAATTATTATCGTTTCCTAACCAAATACCAGTTACGAGTTGCTTACTAGGAATAAAGCCAATAAACCACAGGTCAACGTTGTTATTTGTTGTGCCTGTTTTACCAGCTTCGCCTAATCCAATAGCGGCACTGCGTCCTGTACCTCTGGAGATGACACCGCGTAGCAAATTGGTCATGGTATCGGCTATTTCCGGTTTGAGTACGCGCTTGTTTGCTTCTGGATCTTGGTCAAAGGAGTAGATGACGCGGCAAGTTTTTAAATCATTGCGATCGCGACAATCACTGCTATCTAAAATCCGGCTAATTGCGTGCGGACGATTCCAGACACCACGATTACCAATGGCTCCAAAAGCACCAGTCATTTCCGTGACATTAACTACACTTTGACCAAGCACCAAACCCGCAACTGGATCTAGAGAAGACTTTATCCCCAAACGGTGCGCCATTGCTACAACTTTATTTAATCCGATTTCTTTGGCAACTCGTAAAGCGATCGGGTTTTCGGAAAGCGCAAGACCGGTAGCGATATCATAACTACCACCAGCACCACTGCGACAAGGTTTGTAGGTAAAGCCTTGCCAGCGCAAAGAATCACACGAATAACTTCTTTCAGGGGAAATTCCTTGCTCAATGGCAGCAGTGTAAGTAAAAAGTTTAAAAGTAGAACCGGGTTGTCTTTTAGCCTGGATAGCGCGATTAAACTGACTTTTTTTGTAATCGGTTCCCCCTACCATTGCCAGTATCGCACCGGTGCTGGAATCAAGAGTAACTATTGCTCCTTGGGAATAACGAAAACTTGAGCCACCGTTGTTGACAGAATTTCGCAACGCGGCTTCGGCTTGCGTTTGAATTGCTGGGTCTAGCTGAGTTTCTATAATAAAGTTGCCTTCTGTGGCTAAATCTTCACCCAAAATCGATTTGAGTTCTTGAAAGACGTAACTGTAGAAATAGGGTGCAATTGTTTTGGCTTGCTGTTCGCAAACTTTGGGGCTAACTTCGATAGGCGATCGCCTAGCGCGGTTATACTCTTCTTGTTTGATTTTCCCCATCTCCAGCAACCGCTTCAGCACGCGATTGCGATATTCAATTGCTTCTAATTTATTCTTACTTTCTCCACAAAAATCGAAGCCATTGGGAGCGGGTAAAATTCCTACTAACGTCGCAGCTTCTGCCAAAGTTAATTCTTTTGCCGGCTTCTCAAAGTAAAATCGAGCTGCATCCTCAAACCCGGAGGTATCCACCCCCAAAAAGACCCGATTTAGATAAGTCAGTAAAATTTCATCTTTACTGTAAAAGGTTTCTAACTTCAAAGCAACTACAGCCTCTCGCAATTTTCGCCCAAGGGAGTCTTGGCTGCCGACATATTCGCGAAATAAACTTCTGGCGACTTGCTGAGTTACAGTACTAGCACCTTGCTGTACATCTCCACTGCGGCTATTAATTAGCACTGCTCGCAAAATTCCGTATGGGTCAACCCCGAAGTGCCAATAATAACGGCTATCTTCTGAGGCTACTACAGCAGCGGGCAAATAAGGACCAAAGTCTTCTAAACGCTTTTTGTCGATGTGAGCTGTAGAGCGAGGTTCGCGTAATGGCTTTTGTCCATCACGAGCGTAAACGATTACCGGGGCGCGGGTGGCTGTGGGTAGAGGTCTAACCGAGAATTTGAGCCATTCTACGCCAATTACCAAGGCGAATAAGGCTGTGGCTCCACCGACACCGCAAGCGCTCCATGTGGCAGCTTTTACATACCAAGGTGGTGGATCGACGTATTGCAGCCGCACGGAAGCGGCGAGTTCTGGTGGTCCGAGGGTGAAGGTGTCACCGTGTCGTAGTTCTAGGGAAGTGACACGACGTTTGCCGCGATAAATGCCATTAGTTGAGTTTTCATCTTTGATGATAAAAACCGGAGTTCGTTGAGTAGAATCGCGGGACAGTGACAGATGAATTTGGCTGACAACTGGGTTGCGGATGACGATATCGCAGGATTTGGAACTGCGACCTAATACGTAGCGATCGCCTAATAATGGATATACCTCCGCCTTGTCCGCCCCCGAATCCTGCACCAATAATTCTGGTACTCTGGCATTAGGTCGCAGCGCTAGTTTGGAAAAATCAACTCTTGCTTGAATTGTTTGTACTGCTTGAGTCACCTGACCAAGCAAAGTTTTTGGCTTTTGAGGGGGGTGGGGGGAACTCATTGGCTATATCACACCACGGTTATTTAGTCAAGTTAACTGTCGATTTGCGCTCTTGATGCTGGTATTTCACCATTTTACTCATAAGCCAAAATAGAATTTGGCTGTACGGAATTATTTGAATTGAATTTGACACCAATACCATATCAAGCGATCGTACTGAGCTTGTTAAGGTTATGACATTTATACCTAAGCAATAATTCTTATGCAAATTCTCTAATCCCTATTTCGTAGACTATATTTGGTTTCCGAACAAAATATAGTTATTTGAAGTTGTATTGATAATAACTACCAATACTGTTAGAAAATGTGTAAATTTTATAGCTTTAGCATCTAGACATATTTCAAATTCAAAATATACATCTTCATTTAGGAAGATTTTATAAATTATATTGTTTGATTTAATAGGCGGAGTGTTCCGTTGAGGTTAAATAAGATGAAGGGAAAATATCTGACCCTAATAGGTACAGCCTTTACCCTAGCAGTTACCAGCAATGTTGCTGTTGCTCAATCGTCCAAATTCCCAGAACAAAGGGAACTATTAAGCCAATCCACAAGCACCTCGCCAACGGAGATCAAGCTAAATGCCGATGCGATGGAAATTTTGTGTAAAGATTTCCCGTTGAATTCCCGTTGTCAAAAAGGCACCGCTGGAGCCAGCCCAAACACTCCAGCCAACACAACCGCACCGGGTCCCACAAGTCCGAACACAACTCCGGAAAACAGCACTCCCAGCAACCCGACAACTCCTGACACGACCAATCCAGGAAGCACTACAACTCCTCCTGACACGACCAGTCCAGGAAGCACTACAACTCCTCCTGACACGACCAGTCCAGGAAGCACTACAACTCCTGACACGACCAATCCAAACAGGACGAGTCCTGACAGCGGTACTCCCGGCACTACAATTCCGGAAAACAGCACTCCCAGCAACCCGACAACTCCTGACACAACCAATCCAGGAAGCACTACATCTCCGGATTCAAACAGCCCAACCAAAATTACTCCGGTTCCAGGAAGCACTACAACTCCCGACACAACTACTCCAGGTAGCACTACAACTCCGGAAAACAGCACTCCCAGCAACCCGACAACTCCTGACACAACCAATCCAGGAAGCACTACATCTCCGGATTCGAGCAGCCCAACCAAAATCACTCCAGTTCCAGGCAGCACGATAACTCCTGATTCGAGTACCCCAGGCAGCACGACAACTCCTGATTCGAGTACCCCAGGCAGCACGACAACTCCTGATTCGAGTACTCCAGGTAGTTTGACAACTCCGGATTCGAGCAGCCCAACTAAAATCACTCCAGTTCCAGGCAGCACGATAACTCCGGATTCAACCAGCCCAGGTAGCACTACATCTCCGGATTCGACCACCCCAGGTAGCACAATCGAACCAAGCTCCAGTTCTCCAAGTACACTTCCAAATTCCGGTTCGGAAAAACTTCCTACTGGTGGAGCAAAAATGTTAGAACCACGCTAATTCAAACATAATCGCATTCTTGCCACCAGGGAATAGTCGGTTTGTCTAAGTGCCGATTATCAACTTCTAATGCTTGATTTAAAGATCGTGTTGATTAGAGTTGAAACGAAAAACGTCAGAAAATAAAATTAAGCCTGCTTACTCTTGGGGTTTTCCAAAGTAATAAGCAGGCTTAATTTTGTGAGGATTTCAGTCTAAAGAAAGTTAAGATGAGGACTGAAGTCCTCACTACGAAGGAATGTTAAGGTGATCGCCTACTTGAAGCTTCTGTTTTTTGAAATGAGGAAATCAGCAGGCAAACAATGCCGATACTAATAAATGAATCTGCCACATTAAATACAGGAAAGTTGATCAATCGAAAATCGAGAAAATCAACTACGTAACTTAAAATAAAGCGATCGATGCCATTGCCCATCGCTCCGCCTAAAATCAAGCCATAGCCTAGTTGATCCCAAAAATATAAGGCTGGACCAAAGCACGCTACCGCTATCAAAACTAAACTTACGGCAAATGATAAAAAGCGCAACAAATCTATATGTCCACTAAGTATACTCCAAGCTGCACCATCGTTTTTTACGTAGGTGAAATGAAATATCCCCTGGATGAGTGGCAAAGTAGGTCTGTATATTATATTTCCTGTTTTTGATTCGATTATAGTTTCCAACTGCCAAGATTTTGCGGCTGACACCACTTGGTTTTTTGTAACTTGGTCTAAGATAACAACTATGAAGGCAGCAATCCAAAAGAGGCGATTTTTTAAATGCATGGCAAATTAGTCAAGTGTCCAAAGTCAAGTGTCATTGGTCATTAGTCATCAGCTTTTGACAAACAACAAATGACCAAAAAAGGATGTTCGCGCAGCGTCTCCTTTGGAGAAGGATAAAGGATAAAAAATAGGTTGATAGATGAATACAAGCCCATGCCACTCGTCTCAAGTCGAGCCAGCCGCTTGCGTATTTTCCCCACGCCACACCCCTCAAGGTCGGGAACCTCCGCACGGGGGTGGCTCCCGTTGTGCGGACTGGCGTGGGAAACCCGCCCACGACGGTGGCTCCTCAATTTATTGATGGCGCGTGAAAAAATTTATTCCGATGTTTCTTGCTGCTCAATTTATTGATGGGGTTTACTTTATACTTCATACTTCATCCTTCAGTTGACATTGAACTAATAAAACATTAAGTGTCGTAATAGATACGCTATTACAGTAACGGCGCAGACTACAGCTAGTTGACCTGGTAGAGCAAACCAGGAGTATGTGAGGATTGCTTGCATCATTAATCGCAGAGTTTCTGTACCTTGAAAGTGAAAAATATAGCTGATAATCAAATAAGTAATACCGCAAACGTGGACAATTAACAAGCCACAAAAACAGCTAAACGCCAAAGTTTCTAGTTTAGGTCTAGCTTTAAAAGCTAACAAGCCACAAATC
Above is a genomic segment from Tolypothrix sp. NIES-4075 containing:
- a CDS encoding DUF3038 domain-containing protein, whose amino-acid sequence is MNVSASLTPFNSSPTQKSAPMILDTLPDPAIEGQGCPRTTRVQIDLILLAIEALELGGSEAILGFAEELELKGIIKDRVNLWRMRSTNPLRRANIRRPLTIIEAKALVIIACYLARRLTVVIRQMLMIYQQMNEKQIPLEQNLRLSNYLERFRAHFKSRMNPRRSGFLALTSDDKLDELAMNLLSKLLFCTGTAGMQRFWISLFDGEVE
- a CDS encoding DUF4335 domain-containing protein; translation: MNIQRKYSLPNCTLLLEGLSDATRATHFQEMRPELSILVNAECYLSGYKQPLVGGREFFESLVRAVSGYAQEFLSNVPNPLAHNTESELVQFQKIHSNRHRLIVHSDVQKNAEAKSNNGKAPIEIDLNSVQLFDLVEAVDQFFADSQTLPELSLELQPVGKGSGLASQAFIKQAVPAGVGVSSLAVCAIAIGLIPAPQLRQPQQQTNSTTPSNTQKAADATNRTASAIPTASATPIANAIPTPTTTPTATSAVTTDLEALLKTVPEITDASQLRALNRQVYNQINPDWANRSGLNEDLVYRLGVAADGAIVGYKATNKEANQAIEKTPLPKLLYNPAKRGGINNEPIAQFRVVFTQQGVLQVSPWRGYANTPQVIGAKITDANAVKDLNKKLYDTIRQNWSGTPTFSQNLKYRVAVNKDGTIADYEPLNQVAFDYFRETPLPKIFNALYGSNVAPPNTKQPLAHYQVVFQPNGNLEVTPWQGYR
- a CDS encoding transglycosylase domain-containing protein, which encodes MSSPHPPQKPKTLLGQVTQAVQTIQARVDFSKLALRPNARVPELLVQDSGADKAEVYPLLGDRYVLGRSSKSCDIVIRNPVVSQIHLSLSRDSTQRTPVFIIKDENSTNGIYRGKRRVTSLELRHGDTFTLGPPELAASVRLQYVDPPPWYVKAATWSACGVGGATALFALVIGVEWLKFSVRPLPTATRAPVIVYARDGQKPLREPRSTAHIDKKRLEDFGPYLPAAVVASEDSRYYWHFGVDPYGILRAVLINSRSGDVQQGASTVTQQVARSLFREYVGSQDSLGRKLREAVVALKLETFYSKDEILLTYLNRVFLGVDTSGFEDAARFYFEKPAKELTLAEAATLVGILPAPNGFDFCGESKNKLEAIEYRNRVLKRLLEMGKIKQEEYNRARRSPIEVSPKVCEQQAKTIAPYFYSYVFQELKSILGEDLATEGNFIIETQLDPAIQTQAEAALRNSVNNGGSSFRYSQGAIVTLDSSTGAILAMVGGTDYKKSQFNRAIQAKRQPGSTFKLFTYTAAIEQGISPERSYSCDSLRWQGFTYKPCRSGAGGSYDIATGLALSENPIALRVAKEIGLNKVVAMAHRLGIKSSLDPVAGLVLGQSVVNVTEMTGAFGAIGNRGVWNRPHAISRILDSSDCRDRNDLKTCRVIYSFDQDPEANKRVLKPEIADTMTNLLRGVISRGTGRSAAIGLGEAGKTGTTNNNVDLWFIGFIPSKQLVTGIWLGNDNNSPTSGSSAQAAQLWGNYMGRITK
- the lspA gene encoding signal peptidase II; the encoded protein is MHLKNRLFWIAAFIVVILDQVTKNQVVSAAKSWQLETIIESKTGNIIYRPTLPLIQGIFHFTYVKNDGAAWSILSGHIDLLRFLSFAVSLVLIAVACFGPALYFWDQLGYGLILGGAMGNGIDRFILSYVVDFLDFRLINFPVFNVADSFISIGIVCLLISSFQKTEASSRRSP